TAGCGGCTCTGGTGCCGTTCCGTCTCGGCCTCGGCGTCCCCCAGTCGATCGACCCTACGCCACGCCCGCACGATCCGCTCCATGTGCGCCGCGGTCGCGTGCGCCGCGAGCTCCACGAGCTCGGACTCGTTCTGGGGCGACGCCACGCGCGTCATCGCGCGAACCTTCGAGAAGGAGAGCGCTCCGCGCTCCATGACCGCTGAGATGAGGGGGAGCGAGCCGAGCGCTCGCGCGACGCGGACCTTCTCCCGTGCGGCGCCTGGCGCGATGCCCGTGCGCCAGCTCAGCCAGTGCCCGCAGGTGCGGAAGCCATCCGACCATCCCTCCCGCTCGTCGAACTCGCGGATGAGGACGAGCAGCCGGTACGTGGCGGCGTGGAGGTGCGCGGCGAGACGCGCGATCTCGTCGCCGAGGCGTTCGGTGTCTGCGACGCTGTACGTCGAGGCAAACTGGATCATGGCGCGGGCTTCCTCTGGCCTAGCGAGAGTCGGGAGCGGTCCCTCAGGGAATCGATACCGAATAGACCCCGAAATCTAACGGCCCACTTTTTGGGGCTCAGGCTCGCTGCTGGAGTCACGACGGAGGGCTCGGAGGCTTCGAATGGCAGGAGAAGGCGACGAACGTAGGCAGGCGGCCTGTATCAGCTCGAGGCAGAGCCCTGGATGGCGGTCCCGCACCTCGCCCCGCTTCGGTCCCGAAATCCGTCAAGGGGTGGGCGGGACTTTCGCATGTGTCGTTGGGGGGGGCTACTCAAGGTCTGCAGAGGACGCTGGTGACCCACCCTTTGCGCCACGCTGCGTTCGGCCAATCCCGATACAGCGCCTCCGCCTGCTCCAGGATCACTTCGACGACGTTCTCCGGATGCTCCGTCGGGACCTCATTCCGCCGGAGCACGCGCTTCACAGCCAATCGCACGCCCGCCTTCACAGATTCCCGGTGCGGCTTGGTCCAGTGAGCTTGCGTCGATGCAACTTGCGAAGGAGACACTTTACGCGAGTTAGAGCTCCGCACCCTCCAATAACAACGCGTTGTTTCGTTGGATATCCATTGTTTTTACGGTTCTTCCGCAGAATCTGTGGGTGATTCCTGGTGGGCGGAATTCGGAATGTCTTGATACTCAGTGGTTTTACGGGCCTCGACAGCGTCTACGTTTCCGGTAGTCACTTTCAAGAGGTGAGAAACGGACCCAAATCCGGGGGCAGGGATCCTGCCCGATGCTGGGCCCGCGAAAGGGCGCTCGTTGCGGTCAGATGACCCACAAGTTCCTGTCGTTACCCCACTTGGCGGCCAGTAGGTGGCTTCTCCCGACGGGTTCCCCCTGTTTGCAACTCCCGGCGCTACGACCACCTCTCGGCTTGTCGATTTTACCCACAGATTCTGCTGAGGAACCGTTTTTACATCCAGGGCCAGCGCTCCCGCTATCGGCTTCTTTCGTTGCCGGGGTATTTGTTGTGGAGAGCGCGGGAACTGGTGCAATCGACACGCGGATGATTCGTCCGGTCCGCAACACGTTCTCGTCAGATCAGACCTTATCCTTATCCTTCAACTCACCCGGTCTACCCCCGGAAGCGCGTCGAAGCCCCGATCGAAACTCAGGATGCGGGCAACGCCGTGGTGCTCCATGACGGCCACGTGGAGGGCGTTGCGGGGCGAAGTCGCGATGCCCCCGTCCAGCACGATGCGCGCCCGCTCCACGTCCGTCTGCTCGATGGGGTACACCTCGTCGACCACGCCGAGAAGTGCGTCGAAGGCCGGCTGGATGGCGTCCCTGCGCTCGATCGCGACGTACCGATGGAGGATCTCCTGGAGGACCTGCGCGCTCGTGACCAGGCGCTCGTTTGCCGCGATGGCCCGTTCAAGCAGGTGCTGGGCGTCGGTCTTGTGGGGGTGAGCGGCCCCGACGAGGTACATGGGAACGTTCGAATCGATAAAGATCACGACTCGGTCACGTAGCCCTGCTCGATCTCACGGAGCATCTGAGCGATATCGGCCGTGGGGAAGTCGTGCCGTGTCGCCGCCCGGACCACCGCCAGCTTCTTGCCCCGGTCCGATGCCGGCTCCGCTGACCGGGTGTCGCGAAGAGAGCGGCGCACCCATTCCGACAAACTCAGTCCCTTCTGCCGGGCAGCCAGACTCACCTCGCGGTATTCGGCGTCGTCCAGGATCACCTGTAGTCTTTTACTCATGCCATCAGTATAGATCACTCATCGGATGAGGCAATGTGCTTCGGCATCACCTGGCCTGAAGATCAGGCGCTGACCTCGTCGAAGGCCTCACGCACCAGACCGAGCGCCTCGAGCAGCTCGTGCTCCGGGTTACCGAAACCGATGCGCAGGTAGTGGT
The genomic region above belongs to Gemmatimonadota bacterium and contains:
- a CDS encoding DUF3387 domain-containing protein, whose product is MKAGVRLAVKRVLRRNEVPTEHPENVVEVILEQAEALYRDWPNAAWRKGWVTSVLCRP
- a CDS encoding type II toxin-antitoxin system VapC family toxin; translated protein: MIFIDSNVPMYLVGAAHPHKTDAQHLLERAIAANERLVTSAQVLQEILHRYVAIERRDAIQPAFDALLGVVDEVYPIEQTDVERARIVLDGGIATSPRNALHVAVMEHHGVARILSFDRGFDALPGVDRVS
- a CDS encoding antitoxin, which codes for MSKRLQVILDDAEYREVSLAARQKGLSLSEWVRRSLRDTRSAEPASDRGKKLAVVRAATRHDFPTADIAQMLREIEQGYVTES